The Lycium ferocissimum isolate CSIRO_LF1 chromosome 10, AGI_CSIRO_Lferr_CH_V1, whole genome shotgun sequence genome window below encodes:
- the LOC132035080 gene encoding probable glycosyltransferase At5g03795 — MYSNSAQAFIFIPTALALVTSLLILFYISFTSNFFIQTHHLTFTHSTGYSTPLSSFNSTSQKQLNISFLGSIQSVNTQSHIQSQRHMEFNGNYVNDNEVFHDRDDFMDNYKEMNRSLKIYVYPHQKGDPFSNVLLAVDFEPGGNYASESYFKKVLVMSHFITKDPSNADLFFIPFSIARLRHDPRVGIAGIKDFIKSYIFNISHEYPYWNRTNGADHFYVACHSIGRFAMDKAIDVKINAIQVVCSSSYFISAYIPHKDASLPQIWPRLGGDLNLAPYKRKKLGFFAGSPNSPVREKLLESWGNDSDIFVHFGRLESSYAKELLDSKFCLHVKGYEVNTARIADALFYGCVPVIIANHYDLP; from the exons ATGTACTCAAACTCAGCGCAAGCCTTCATTTTCATACCCACAGCCTTAGCTCTTGTTACCTCTCTCCTCATTCTCTTTTACATTTccttcacttccaatttctTCATCCAAACACATCATCTCACATTCACTCATTCCACTGGCTATTCAACACCCCTTTCATCTTTCAACTCCACTTCACAGAAACAGCTGAACATTTCATTTCTTGGCTCTATACAAAGTGTTAATACTCAGAGTCATATTCAGAGTCAGAGGCATATGGAGTTCAATG GAAACTATGTGAATGACAACGAGGTATTCCATGACAGAGATGACTTTATGGACAACTACAAAGAAATGAATAGGAGCTTGAAGATATATGTTTATCCTCACCAAAAGGGCGATCCCTTTTCCAATGTACTCTTGGCTGTTGATTTTGAGCCAGGTGGAAACTATGCAAGTGAAAGTTACTTCAAGAAAGTTCTTGTGATGAGCCATTTCATTACAAAGGATCCTTCCAATGCCGATCTCTTCTTTATACCTTTCTCAATTGCACGGTTGCGACATGATCCACGAGTGGGGATTGCTGGTATTAAAGACTTCATAAAAAGCTACATCTTCAATATTAGTCATGAGTATCCTTACTGGAACCGAACGAATGGGGCTGACCATTTCTATGTTGCCTGTCATTCTATTGGTCGTTTTGCCATGGATAAAGCAATTGATGTTAAGATCAATGCCATCCAAGTCGTCTGTTCTTCAAGTTATTTCATATCAGCATATATTCCACATAAAGATGCATCCTTGCCACAGATTTGGCCAAGGCTAGGTGGTGACCTAAATCTTGCACCTTATAAGAG GAAAAAGCTGGGATTTTTTGCTGGATCACCAAATTCTCCTGTACGTGAAAAGCTTCTGGAGTCGTGGGGAAATGATTCCGACATCTTTGTGCACTTTGGTCGCCTTGAAAGTTCTTATGCCAAAGAACTTCTTGATAGCAAATTCTGCCTTCATGTGAAAGGCTATGAAGTCAACACTGCTCGCATTGCTGATGCCTTGTTCTATGGCTGTGTACCTGTGATTATCGCGAACCATTATGATCTTCCA
- the LOC132034503 gene encoding large ribosomal subunit protein bL34c, giving the protein MACLSMVCSGIRNHAPSASASLSLHSGSSRMTTLKMGGSSGRPGLLHCSFVPSSALSTLSASTSFSGSSFGFGFNSSIGVSTPKRRGLVVRAKKYALCQTKRNRSRKSLARTHGFRKRMSTTSGRAVIQRRRAKGRWDLCPKSSPRTGKRA; this is encoded by the exons atgGCGTGTTTGTCAATGGTCTGTTCTGGAATACGAAACCATGCCCCATCTGCATCTGCTTCGCTTTCTCTACATAGTGGTTCTTCAAGAATGACAACTTTGAAAATGGGTGGTTCAAGCGGTCGTCCAGGGTTGCTTCACTGCTCTTTTGTTCCTTCCTCTGCACTCTCCACCTTATCTGCTTCTACTTCCTTCTCTG GTTCATCATTTGGGTTTGGCTTCAATTCCAGCATTGGAGTGAGCACCCCTAAAAGGCGTGGCCTGGTGGTGAGGGCAAAGAAGTATGCTCTTTGTCAGACTAAGAGGAATAGATCAAGGAAGTCGTTGGCTCGAACACACGGTTTTCGCAAGCGTATGAGCACCACCAGCGGCAGAGCAGTTATTCAGCGCAGACGTGCAAAGGGCCGATGGGATCTCTGCCCAAAGTCTTCACCTAGAACTGGGAAACGAGCTTGa